One Magnolia sinica isolate HGM2019 chromosome 2, MsV1, whole genome shotgun sequence genomic window, actctaatACCGTTTTgtcaagggaaaaagaaaatagaattaAACTGGGACATTTGGGATTGCCAAGGGACACAGCCAAATGTGATAACATGGCACGCTAAACCGCTTATCAGACAGAACCAACACATAGATGCCCTGGGCCATGTGCATTGAACATGGACCATCGGTTGATTATTGACTGTCCATTTCTTTTGTATGAGTGTGGACAACCTTATGAGTGGACCAGTGTAGGTTTTGGGCATCTACATGATGACGCCTCTTGAAGAACAGCTTGGATCCCATGCTGGCATATCTGGGTCCCTTGGCAAGTCCTAATGCTGTCCTGTTAGCATGCCTCAAACAGAAATCATAGTATCTAGGAGAACTTGTCATAAAAAGATATCATCCAAGAAAATAATCTGATATTATAGttgcaaaagagagagaagatgcTGACCACGCCATGTATCATTGAGTGGCCAATGACAGGATGATTGGCTTCATTTTCATGGTCTGGAAGAAGTCTCCAATCATTAAAGAAATCCGTCTTCAGCACGCGTTGTGGTGCACCGGGCCAACGCGAACGGCCAAATATATTTGTATACTCAGTTTTATCTAATTCAACCAGCTTTCTTTTATATATAGGGTGAGCATAGCTTTCCTCTGTAGCAAGGAACCTACATCAAGCAACGAATCTATATAAGACACCATGCACTTGGAcaatttgatgtgatgttttgaCTTCAAATTAATAGGACTATACCAATTGAATTgtcttgtaatatttattttcattcAAAAACAAGTAAATTAACACTTGGAATTGCAATTAGGACTTCATCACCATTATAAATGAAGATGGTCCCAACCATTTTTGAAGTTTCCTCTACAATGAATTAAATGGATTGCAATTCCGTTCACCTAAACATCCAAATCGACCCTATATGAAATAGTGTGTTGCGCACCGAGTGCCAAGGCAGATTCCCTGAGCACCAAGAGCCAATGCAGCAACATAACCACGTGCATCCACAATACCCCCTGCAGCAATTACAGTTATGTCACACCCAGACACCAAATCAACCACTCTCAGCAACAATGGCATCAATCCTTCCTGTACAAgaacaaaagaaaattcaaatctGAGAAGGCAAATGAATACCAAAGAAATATTTACCAAGAGATCTCTTGACCCTAATAAATTGAACCCTTCATTTTGAAACGAAATGCAGAGGATTGAGACCACCCGAAGAAAACTGACATTCAAACAAGATCATGACAATCCATGATATTTTTACAATCACAAGGGCAGTGAAATGTTAAACATCACAAAAATAATTATACTGAGGCCATAAATCAAATGACCATGAGATTCTGTAAATGACAAATATTTTTACAGTATCATGTATTTGGAGAGCAGGCAGTtgactaaaataaaaaaataaaaaataaaaataaaaacaaaagaaaaggaaaaagaaaagaaaacaaaacaaaagcagACAGTTAACAGAGAGACATTTTGTTCCTTATTTAAATGGTATTGAACCTCCATAGACAATATAGATAAGTAAATTCCTGGGGAATCCATGAATGATGGTCTGAAAACATTTAAGCATATATCACAGTAGTGTGTTAGGTGACACCCAATATGAAGTTTTGGAAAGATGCCACTACCTGACCAATCACATGACCCCCTGCTTCACGTCCTTGGACAATAATGGCATCTACGCCGGCATTCATAGCTTTCTGTGCTTCTTCGAAACACCCAATCTTGCATGAAAAAAATGAACAAGTTAAGTGAATGTTCAAAGACAATACAAGTAGACCAGCAGcctgaaaatgaaatgaaagattGCTACTGGAATatcatcccaaaatcatatatttatgTTATTGAGGTATCAtctgggcaaaaaaaaaaaaaaagatgcattaAGATGGTGCTAAATAACCATCAACTTCTACTCTTATTGGCATGCAGCATCCAAACAACAGTTGATTTGACAATATACTTTGGCATCAATACATGATTAAGCttcaaaacctcaaacttgcaagaACTGTGAAAGACAAATCTCACTTTCACAGCCAAAGATTCAAAGAAAATGTCAACAAATTCCCTGTAATGGTGAAGGTTTTCACATCGTTGAGAACAATCAAAACAAACCACCTTCTAGGATAGACTAGACAGATTTTTCTCTCAATAGGAAATGTTATCTACCCAAACACTGGTCAGAGAAGTGACTACTTGAGATCATTGGAAAGTGTTTCTGTTGGCAATTGAGGAGGTCATGATAGCATTGAGAAACCACTTATGTTTGGTGAAATCGTCTTCTTACCTCCAGGCCTCGTACAGAAATTTATAGCACCAAGACAGAGTCCCTGATGCAGGAAAGCAAAGGCCGGAGGAAATAAATGATTTGGATattaaaaggagaaaagaaactcCCCCCTTTTAGAAATTAGTAAATTAAAAGGGAGATGCCTACTGGTTGGAAGCCTGAAAGACTAACTTGGCATTGtgaaacttttctttttctagAAAAATATCGCATGGAAGCAACAGTTGGAAATTGGAATGACTAAAAGGATATCAAAATGCCAAATATATAACAAGACTGCAAGAAACTCAACAATGATTGTCTCATAGCAGAGAATTCCTTGACCTCTACCTCCAAAATTGACAGTTTGTACTGTCCTCGCTGAGCAGTGTTTTTGCTGATTAACATAATCCTCTTAATGCAACCTTGCAATGGGGTGACTATAATCATCACTTCAACTTCAATATATTTTAGAAAGTTGAAATGGCAAGAGAATAGCATGACCAGCAATTTCAGTGTGTGTGGACAGACCTGAAACCTCGAGTGGAAAACAGATGCTGTCCGCCCCAAACACAAGCAGCACTATTTCTAGCAAGAATTGAAACTAAACATTTTGTGATTTGGTGCAGAAATGTGCCTTTTGTTGCTTCAAATTTGAAAAACAATCACCACCAAGACATCCTTCTTCGAAACCGAATTTAGAAAAGCACAAAATCTGCCCAAATAGGAATATGGACAAAGATCCAAACACGCCCACAATGTTTGAATGAATCAGAAAACTCACAAATTCCTTTCACAGCAAGCACAACTATTCCATACCACAAAATATTTCAGAGAATCAGAATGAAGAATTCCAAGCACTACAATAATTAAGAGCACTCACTTGGTGAACGACCTTGACCCCTGCTTGATGAGCTTCAGATACAAGCTCCTCCGGGTATTCACCCCACGAAACCTGCAAGAGTGCAACCTTCTCATCCAGTACAACCTTTATATTCTCCTTGTGAGGGAATACTAGGACAAAACCAACCCCAAATGGTTTGTCTGTCAGGGTTCTTGTCTTTCTTATTAGCTCCCTCAAATGATCAGGCGACTCCTGCGAAATGTCACATTAAAGGATCAATAATGGACTGTATAAAATGACTAGTAAGCTAAATGCTTCTGACTGTA contains:
- the LOC131234063 gene encoding uncharacterized protein LOC131234063 isoform X1; its protein translation is MMGWRGILGFETGIVQGPLGPDISGPELVAAVANAGGIGILRAPDWESPDHLRELIRKTRTLTDKPFGVGFVLVFPHKENIKVVLDEKVALLQVSWGEYPEELVSEAHQAGVKVVHQIGCFEEAQKAMNAGVDAIIVQGREAGGHVIGQEGLMPLLLRVVDLVSGCDITVIAAGGIVDARGYVAALALGAQGICLGTRFLATEESYAHPIYKRKLVELDKTEYTNIFGRSRWPGAPQRVLKTDFFNDWRLLPDHENEANHPVIGHSMIHGVDKEIRRFAGTVPNATTTGDIESMVMYSGQGVGLIKEILPAGEVVKMLVEGAKHIIQQQFHGADAV
- the LOC131234063 gene encoding uncharacterized protein LOC131234063 isoform X2; the protein is MGYKGILGFKTGIVQGPLGPDISGPELVAAVANAGGIGILKAPDWESPDHLRELIRKTRTLTDKPFGVGFVLVFPHKENIKVVLDEKVALLQVSWGEYPEELVSEAHQAGVKVVHQIGCFEEAQKAMNAGVDAIIVQGREAGGHVIGQEGLMPLLLRVVDLVSGCDITVIAAGGIVDARGYVAALALGAQGICLGTRFLATEESYAHPIYKRKLVELDKTEYTNIFGRSRWPGAPQRVLKTDFFNDWRLLPDHENEANHPVIGHSMIHGVDKEIRRFAGTVPNATTTGDIESMVMYSGQGVGLIKEILPAGEVVKMLVEGAKHIIQQQFHGADAV
- the LOC131234063 gene encoding uncharacterized protein LOC131234063 isoform X3 codes for the protein MGYKGILGFKTGIVQGPLGPDISGPELVAAVANAGGIGILKAPDWESPDHLRELIRKTRTLTDKPFGVGFVLVFPHKENIKVVLDEKVALLQVSWGEYPEELVSEAHQAGVKVVHQIGCFEEAQKAMNAGVDAIIVQGREAGGHVIGQEGLMPLLLRVVDLVSGCDITVIAAGGIVDARGYVAALALGAQGICLGTRFLATEESYAHPIYKRKLVELDKTEYTNIFGRSRWPGAPQRVLKTDFFNDWRLLPDHENEANHPVIGHSMIHGVHYRGSKSALA